A single region of the Triticum dicoccoides isolate Atlit2015 ecotype Zavitan chromosome 2B, WEW_v2.0, whole genome shotgun sequence genome encodes:
- the LOC119368914 gene encoding probable indole-3-pyruvate monooxygenase YUCCA11: MDNVVVLIVSAGPAGLATAACLSQFSIPYVIVERESCSASLWRNRAYDHLKLHLAKEFCKSYSGMNVLVVGSGNSGMEIAYDLATHGANTSIVIRSPIHVMTKELIRLGMTLARRLPLNLVDNLLVMAANFIFGDLSRYGTRRPKVGTMILKSETGRSAVIDVGTIGLIKKGIIKVKESISEIMGDIVEFQCGKKISFDAIVFATGYKSTTNIWLKNGESMLNGNGLPIKEYPNHWKGENGLYCAGLGRRGLAGIAADAKNIANDIISVIGAMSG, from the exons ATGGATAATGTTGTAGTGTTGATTGTTAGTGCTGGGCCAGCAGGCCTTGCTACAGCAGCATGCCTTAGCCAATTCTCAATTCCCTATGTCATTGTCGAGCGTGAAAGTTGCAGCGCGTCGCTTTGGCGCAACCGCGCCTACGATCACCTCAAGCTGCATCTGGCAAAGGAGTTCT GCAAGAGCTACTCTGGCATGAATGTATTGGTCGTTGGATCTGGCAACTCTGGAATGGAAATTGCTTATGACCTTGCGACCCATGGTGCCAATACTTCAATCGTTATACGAAGCCCG ATTCATGTAATGACAAAGGAATTAATCCGGTTGGGGATGACACTTGCTCGCCGTCTCCCATTGAATCTAGTGGATAACCTCCTTGTGATGGCGGCAAATTTCATATTTGGTGATCTATCGAGGTATGGCACCAGAAGGCCAAAAGTGGGTACAATGATCCTCAAGTCAGAGACCGGCCGATCCGCTGTTATTGATGTTGGCACTATTGGGTTAATCAAAAAAGGTATCATCAAA GTAAAGGAGAGCATTAGTGAGATCATGGGCGATATAGTTGAATTTCAGTGCGGTAAAAAGATATCATTTGACGCGATTGTGTTTGCAACTGGATACAAAAGCACAACAAATATATGGCTCAAG AATGGTGAGAGCATGTTAAATGGCAATGGACTGCCCATCAAAGAATATCCGAATCATTGGAAAGGTGAAAATGGGCTCTACTGTGCTGGGTTAGGAAGGAGAGGATTGGCCGGTATTGCAGCAGATGCCAAGAATATCGCCAATGACATCATATCAGTGATAGGCGCTATGTCCGGGTAA